The Candidatus Sysuiplasma acidicola genome has a window encoding:
- the hutU gene encoding urocanate hydratase: MDRRNMRAPRGSELNCRGWGQEAALRLLMNNLDPEVAKEPEKLIVYGGRGKAARSWEAFESIVAALKVLGNDETLLIQSGKPVGVFTTGEEMPRLLIVNSQIVPKFATDDIFWDLEKRGLTMFGQMTAGSWIYIGTQGILQGTYETLHAIANQTFGRDSLAGKWVLSSGLGEMGGAQPLAITMNGGTGIIVEVDREKINRRIHDGYLDTWTESLDEALRMKDVSLSQNRPISIGLLGNAASTYTELSRRGIVPDIVTDQTAAHDIMEGYIPADMSLKDADVLRKEKPEEYRQAVYRSIVLEMQAMLWFRKNGSNVFDYGNNIRTRAKEGGFESAYEIEGYVPAYIRPLFAIGSGPFRWVALSGDPDDIKRIDAEIIKEFDDIHLKRWIELAGKKVHFQGLPARICYMKYGDREKAGLMINRLVRDGEVSAPVAIGRDHHDTGSVASPYRETENMMDGSDAIADWPILNALLNAISGATWVSVHQGGGTGIGTSIHAGLVVVADGTDRQEGKIAKVLNADPGLGLIRHADAGYRNSREIIRKGVRFGYTGKLT, from the coding sequence ATGGATAGGAGAAACATGAGGGCGCCACGAGGCAGTGAACTCAACTGCAGAGGATGGGGGCAGGAGGCGGCACTACGGCTGCTTATGAACAATCTTGATCCTGAGGTCGCGAAGGAACCTGAGAAACTCATCGTCTACGGCGGTCGAGGCAAGGCTGCTAGGAGCTGGGAAGCCTTTGAAAGCATTGTGGCTGCCCTCAAAGTTCTCGGCAATGATGAAACGCTTCTTATTCAGTCCGGAAAACCGGTTGGAGTCTTCACAACCGGGGAAGAAATGCCGCGACTGCTTATTGTCAATTCACAGATAGTTCCAAAATTTGCGACCGATGACATTTTCTGGGATCTCGAGAAAAGGGGACTGACGATGTTCGGCCAGATGACGGCTGGTTCGTGGATATACATTGGAACGCAGGGAATACTGCAGGGCACCTACGAAACACTTCATGCCATAGCGAATCAGACCTTCGGAAGGGATTCGCTGGCAGGAAAGTGGGTGCTTTCGTCCGGCCTGGGCGAGATGGGTGGAGCGCAACCTCTGGCAATCACAATGAACGGTGGAACGGGCATAATTGTTGAAGTTGACAGGGAAAAGATTAACAGGAGAATACATGACGGTTATCTCGATACATGGACCGAGAGTCTAGATGAAGCCCTCAGAATGAAGGACGTGTCCCTGAGCCAGAACAGGCCAATATCCATAGGGCTTCTTGGCAATGCGGCGAGCACCTACACGGAGCTTTCGAGAAGAGGAATCGTGCCAGATATTGTTACCGATCAGACGGCGGCCCACGACATTATGGAAGGATACATACCCGCGGACATGAGTCTGAAGGATGCGGATGTATTACGCAAAGAAAAGCCTGAAGAGTACCGACAAGCCGTATACAGGAGCATTGTTCTGGAAATGCAGGCAATGCTGTGGTTCAGGAAAAACGGCTCAAACGTGTTCGACTACGGAAACAATATCAGGACTAGGGCGAAGGAGGGTGGATTCGAAAGCGCTTATGAGATTGAGGGGTATGTGCCGGCATACATACGCCCGCTCTTCGCAATTGGTTCAGGTCCGTTCAGGTGGGTCGCGCTATCCGGCGATCCGGACGACATAAAAAGAATAGATGCGGAGATAATAAAGGAATTCGACGACATACACCTTAAGAGATGGATTGAACTAGCCGGGAAAAAGGTGCACTTTCAGGGGCTTCCAGCACGCATATGTTATATGAAATACGGAGATAGGGAGAAAGCCGGCCTGATGATCAACAGGCTTGTAAGAGATGGAGAAGTATCGGCGCCAGTGGCGATTGGGAGGGATCATCACGACACAGGTTCAGTTGCCTCGCCGTACAGGGAGACTGAGAATATGATGGACGGCAGTGATGCAATTGCGGACTGGCCAATTTTGAACGCACTCCTGAATGCAATATCCGGTGCAACCTGGGTCTCTGTGCATCAGGGAGGTGGGACAGGAATAGGCACTTCAATACACGCTGGTTTAGTAGTCGTTGCTGATGGGACTGACCGACAGGAGGGAAAGATCGCGAAAGTGCTCAATGCAGATCCTGGACTGGGTCTGATAAGGCATGCCGATGCGGGTTATAGAAACTCGAGAGAGATAATAAGGAAGGGAGTACGATTCGGATACACCGGTAAACTGACATGA